One region of Hymenobacter sediminicola genomic DNA includes:
- a CDS encoding response regulator transcription factor, with protein MNEPIASPRHIHVLLADDHQMVIEGIKTLLQQEADIRVVAQAYSGQEALHCLQDHPEVNVAIVDLNMPQMTGVELTRTIQTIRPDVRVLALSMFHDHTSVTEVLEAGGAGYLLKNTNKDELSEAIRAVAAGRTFFSREVGAMLLQNMQIPANGRRKSSDGHLIELTAREKQVLQLIAREYSNYHIAEQLFISERTVETHRKNILAKTNSKSVIGLIQYALRHKLIT; from the coding sequence ATGAATGAACCAATAGCGAGTCCCCGCCATATCCATGTGCTGCTGGCCGATGATCATCAGATGGTGATTGAGGGCATCAAAACGCTGCTGCAGCAGGAAGCCGATATCCGGGTGGTAGCGCAAGCCTACTCGGGGCAGGAAGCATTACACTGCCTGCAAGACCACCCAGAGGTGAACGTAGCCATTGTGGACCTGAATATGCCGCAGATGACCGGCGTGGAGTTGACGCGTACCATCCAAACCATCCGCCCAGATGTGCGCGTGTTGGCTTTAAGCATGTTCCACGACCACACTTCTGTAACGGAAGTACTGGAAGCAGGAGGGGCCGGGTATCTGCTGAAGAACACCAATAAAGATGAACTGAGTGAGGCAATACGCGCTGTAGCGGCCGGTCGGACCTTTTTTAGCCGGGAAGTAGGTGCCATGCTGCTCCAGAACATGCAGATACCGGCCAATGGCCGCCGCAAATCTTCCGATGGACACCTCATTGAGCTAACAGCCCGCGAGAAGCAGGTGCTGCAACTCATAGCCCGCGAGTATTCCAACTATCATATTGCGGAGCAGCTGTTTATCAGTGAACGTACCGTAGAAACACACCGGAAAAATATTCTCGCCAAGACAAATTCCAAGTCGGTAATTGGGCTGATTCAGTACGCCTTGCGCCACAAACTCATCACCTGA
- a CDS encoding sensor histidine kinase, translating into MVYYFLVLGLLSGLGYLLWVRHQLLQQLKLLQQQQQLRQLRAEEVLVVDEMERRQLGTALHNGLGQLLSAVKMNLSVLEQRQLLLPAGGQQELLTSTISVVDDSVREVRRLSQDLLPNAFVRHGLVGGVRDLASRMRAAGHSLELQVEVVGLDHERLAMPTEILLFRMIQELVQNVAKHAQATEMTLQIIRHEDELVVVAEDNGVGFDPATQSTGSGMRTIETRMAYLGGRADFDAAPGRGTTVTLEMPLHHTDEDY; encoded by the coding sequence ATGGTCTACTATTTCCTCGTACTTGGCTTGCTCTCCGGGTTGGGCTACCTGCTTTGGGTGCGGCACCAGCTTCTACAGCAGCTTAAACTACTGCAACAGCAGCAGCAACTGAGGCAGTTGCGGGCAGAAGAGGTACTAGTGGTAGATGAGATGGAGCGCCGCCAGTTAGGAACCGCTTTGCACAACGGACTGGGCCAGCTGCTTTCTGCAGTCAAGATGAACCTGTCGGTGCTGGAGCAGCGGCAACTCCTGCTACCCGCAGGAGGCCAGCAGGAGTTGCTGACCAGTACCATAAGCGTGGTAGATGACTCGGTGCGGGAGGTACGCCGCCTGTCGCAGGATCTGCTGCCCAATGCCTTCGTCAGGCACGGTCTGGTAGGTGGCGTGCGTGATCTGGCCAGCCGAATGAGGGCGGCTGGACACTCGCTGGAACTACAGGTAGAGGTAGTGGGCCTCGACCATGAGCGGCTAGCTATGCCAACTGAAATCCTGCTCTTCCGCATGATTCAGGAACTGGTCCAGAATGTCGCGAAGCATGCTCAAGCCACCGAAATGACACTCCAGATTATCCGCCATGAGGACGAGTTAGTTGTGGTGGCCGAAGACAACGGCGTCGGTTTCGATCCAGCTACGCAAAGCACTGGCAGTGGAATGCGGACCATTGAGACGCGCATGGCATACTTAGGCGGCCGTGCCGATTTCGATGCGGCACCGGGGCGAGGAACTACGGTAACACTAGAAATGCCTTTGCATCACACGGACGAGGATTACTAG
- a CDS encoding DUF2945 domain-containing protein produces MRKGTTVTWKYGTGTATGKIEETHKESVTRKLQGAEITRHGTPENPAYLIVQENGDRVLKLQSEVKAAAAKARK; encoded by the coding sequence ATGCGCAAAGGCACGACTGTCACCTGGAAATACGGCACCGGCACAGCTACCGGCAAAATCGAGGAAACCCACAAGGAGTCCGTTACTCGCAAACTGCAGGGCGCCGAAATAACCCGCCATGGCACTCCCGAAAATCCGGCCTATCTGATTGTGCAGGAAAACGGTGACCGGGTACTTAAGCTACAAAGCGAGGTGAAAGCAGCTGCCGCCAAAGCCCGAAAATAG
- a CDS encoding amino acid permease, translating to MANIFAKKPLAQLLGEANSTGHGTLKRTLGAGNLVALGVGAIIGAGLFVRTAAAAAQASGPGVTLAFIVAAIGCVFAGLCYAEFAAMIPIAGSAYTYAYTTMGEFVAWIIGWALIMEYALGAATVSIAWSEYLNKLLEAFHMPPISYELSHSPFESAAIDGVMHSGLINLPALLVIVALSLLLIKGTQESAMFNAIVVFLKVAIVLVFIAVGWQFINPANHTPYLIPENAEPVKNAAGTVVREYTEWNKHGWGGVLGGAAIVFFAFIGFDAVSTAAQEAKNPKRDMPIGILGSLAVCTVLYILFGHVLTGVANWREFADPALGGEASVTYAIKAHMPGFEWLGTAVTMAILLGFSSVILVMLMGQSRVFFSMAKDGLMPKAFSELHPKFNTPYKSNLALLVFVGGFAAFVPGSLAGDLTSFGTLLAFVLVSAGVWIMRRSDPAQPRPFRAPLSSPSFPFVPVMGILVCTSMILALDGFTLKVAMGWMILGFIVYFLYGKRNSMLQRGIVVVPTEMEEQAFIEPDQHNR from the coding sequence ATGGCAAATATTTTCGCCAAAAAACCACTGGCCCAGTTGCTGGGCGAGGCTAATTCCACCGGGCACGGTACGCTGAAGCGGACGCTGGGCGCTGGCAACCTCGTTGCGCTGGGCGTGGGCGCTATTATCGGGGCTGGTCTGTTTGTGCGGACGGCCGCTGCCGCCGCGCAGGCCTCCGGACCGGGCGTTACGCTGGCTTTCATTGTGGCCGCCATTGGCTGCGTATTTGCGGGCCTCTGCTACGCCGAGTTTGCCGCCATGATTCCGATTGCCGGCTCGGCCTACACCTACGCCTACACCACCATGGGCGAGTTTGTGGCCTGGATTATCGGCTGGGCCCTGATTATGGAATACGCGCTGGGCGCGGCCACTGTGAGTATTGCCTGGAGCGAATACCTGAACAAACTCTTAGAGGCATTCCATATGCCGCCCATATCGTATGAGCTCAGCCACTCGCCCTTCGAAAGCGCGGCCATTGATGGCGTGATGCACAGCGGCCTCATCAACCTGCCAGCCCTGCTGGTGATTGTGGCACTGTCGCTGTTGCTTATCAAAGGCACGCAGGAATCGGCCATGTTTAACGCCATAGTAGTGTTCCTGAAAGTAGCCATTGTGCTGGTTTTCATTGCCGTAGGCTGGCAGTTTATCAACCCAGCCAACCATACGCCCTACCTGATTCCGGAAAATGCTGAGCCCGTGAAAAATGCGGCCGGTACCGTGGTGCGCGAGTACACGGAGTGGAACAAGCATGGCTGGGGTGGTGTGCTGGGCGGTGCGGCCATAGTATTCTTCGCCTTCATTGGGTTTGATGCCGTGAGCACCGCCGCACAGGAAGCCAAGAACCCCAAGCGCGACATGCCCATCGGTATTCTCGGCTCGCTGGCTGTGTGCACCGTGCTGTATATCCTGTTTGGCCACGTGCTGACGGGTGTAGCCAACTGGCGCGAATTCGCTGACCCGGCGCTGGGCGGCGAAGCTTCCGTGACGTATGCCATTAAGGCGCACATGCCTGGCTTCGAGTGGCTGGGTACGGCCGTTACCATGGCCATTCTGCTGGGCTTCTCCTCGGTAATTCTGGTGATGCTCATGGGCCAAAGCCGCGTATTCTTCTCCATGGCCAAAGATGGGCTCATGCCCAAGGCTTTCTCGGAGCTGCACCCCAAATTCAACACGCCTTACAAATCCAACTTGGCGCTGCTCGTATTTGTGGGTGGTTTTGCAGCTTTCGTGCCCGGCTCCCTGGCCGGCGACCTAACCTCGTTTGGTACGCTGCTGGCTTTCGTGCTGGTGTCGGCTGGCGTCTGGATCATGCGCCGCTCCGACCCCGCGCAGCCCCGGCCGTTCCGCGCGCCGCTTTCCTCGCCATCATTCCCGTTTGTACCCGTCATGGGCATTCTGGTGTGCACGAGCATGATTCTGGCCCTGGATGGCTTCACGCTGAAAGTCGCCATGGGCTGGATGATTCTGGGTTTCATCGTGTATTTCCTCTACGGCAAGCGCAACTCCATGCTGCAGCGCGGCATTGTGGTAGTGCCCACCGAAATGGAAGAGCAAGCCTTTATCGAGCCCGACCAGCACAACCGCTAA
- a CDS encoding MBL fold metallo-hydrolase, translating into MSPLPSSTASVQIQQFYDKGLAHASYAIRSGRQVAIIDPARDPQPYYDFADEHDAKIVAVIETHPHADFVSSHLEIAQETGATIYVSKLVRASYPHQPFDDGQRISLGTIELHAINTPGHSPDSISVLLMDEMAQTRAVFTGDTLFVGDVGRPDLREDDNVGGHSREDLAAQLYQSTRQKLMTLPATTKVYPAHGPGSLCGKTTSTDLDSTIGKEVKTNYALQPMSQEEFIKVLLEDQPFMPKYFGHDVVMNKLGALPFEDSIRAVPRLMPDAELEAGNIIIDTRPAAQFREGHLPGAINLMDGGKFETWLGSVVGPQEPFYLVADSQIALDTVIRKTAKIGYEGNIKGALLTPRELPVTSPAVDVEHVRQQPHDFTIVDIRNRTEAQQPVFDNALLIPLPELRERAHEVPTGKPVLIHCAGGYRSAAGASIVQAALPGTTVYDLGEAISTFQTQAVH; encoded by the coding sequence ATGAGTCCTCTGCCCAGTAGTACCGCGTCGGTACAGATCCAGCAGTTTTACGACAAAGGCCTAGCCCACGCGAGCTACGCCATCCGCAGCGGCCGCCAGGTAGCCATCATCGACCCGGCCCGCGACCCCCAACCCTACTACGATTTCGCCGACGAGCACGACGCCAAGATTGTCGCCGTCATTGAAACCCATCCTCACGCCGACTTCGTGAGCAGCCACCTGGAAATTGCTCAGGAAACCGGCGCCACCATTTATGTCAGCAAGCTGGTGCGTGCCAGCTATCCGCATCAGCCCTTCGATGATGGCCAGCGGATCAGCCTGGGTACCATCGAGCTGCACGCCATCAACACTCCCGGCCACTCCCCCGACTCCATTAGTGTACTGCTAATGGACGAAATGGCTCAGACCCGCGCCGTATTCACCGGCGACACGCTGTTTGTGGGCGACGTAGGCCGCCCTGACCTGCGCGAAGACGACAACGTGGGCGGCCACAGCCGCGAAGACCTGGCGGCCCAGCTCTACCAGAGCACCCGCCAGAAGCTCATGACACTGCCCGCCACCACCAAAGTATATCCGGCGCACGGCCCCGGCTCGCTCTGCGGCAAAACCACCAGCACCGACCTCGACAGCACCATAGGCAAAGAGGTAAAAACCAATTACGCCCTGCAGCCTATGTCGCAGGAGGAGTTTATTAAAGTGCTGCTGGAAGACCAGCCCTTCATGCCCAAGTATTTCGGGCACGACGTGGTGATGAACAAGCTGGGAGCCTTGCCTTTCGAAGACAGCATCCGGGCGGTACCACGCCTGATGCCTGACGCCGAACTGGAAGCTGGCAACATCATCATTGACACGCGCCCGGCGGCGCAGTTCCGGGAAGGCCACCTGCCCGGCGCCATCAACCTGATGGACGGTGGCAAGTTCGAAACCTGGTTGGGCTCGGTAGTAGGCCCTCAGGAACCGTTCTACCTCGTCGCCGATTCGCAGATTGCGCTGGACACGGTCATCCGCAAAACCGCTAAAATAGGGTATGAGGGCAACATCAAAGGCGCGCTGCTTACTCCTCGCGAATTACCTGTCACCAGCCCGGCGGTAGATGTGGAGCATGTGCGGCAGCAGCCCCACGACTTTACTATTGTGGACATCCGCAACCGCACAGAAGCTCAGCAGCCCGTGTTCGACAATGCGTTGTTGATTCCGCTGCCCGAGTTGCGTGAGCGGGCCCACGAAGTGCCCACCGGCAAACCCGTGCTTATTCACTGCGCCGGCGGCTACCGCTCTGCGGCCGGAGCCAGCATTGTGCAGGCCGCGCTGCCCGGTACTACCGTCTATGATTTGGGCGAAGCCATTTCCACCTTTCAGACCCAGGCAGTTCACTAA
- the sbcD gene encoding exonuclease subunit SbcD translates to MRVLHTADWHLGQRFISGHERTDEHRHFLEWLVQTVREQYVEVLVVAGDIFDTGSPSNQALELYYSFLLSMQNTGCRDIVVVGGNHDSPATLNAPARLLRHLRVHVVGCVPECFEEQVLVLDDAAGKPGLVVCAVPFLRDRDVRLSVPGETAEEREARIKQGIADHYLRLSEIEQVWQLKDLGLSVLATGHLYAAGAAPSDSERTIHVGNLGQVTADHFPVVFDYVALGHLHRPQRVDGREHIRYSGSPIPLSFSEIDHPKEVLLLDFESGKLAALQSLPVPGARRLLRFHGTLDEVTTGLTTYDNTGYLLPAWADVQIHSELTQLEVADALLAVIQALDRQQLEVLARRHFRLVKLRALGQGEEEADAPLTRSLHDFTEREVFEQRLEAEPEASRAELLRTFDELLERM, encoded by the coding sequence ATGCGCGTACTACACACCGCCGACTGGCATTTGGGCCAGCGCTTCATCAGTGGCCACGAACGAACCGACGAGCACCGTCATTTTCTGGAGTGGCTGGTGCAGACGGTGCGCGAGCAGTACGTGGAAGTGCTGGTAGTAGCCGGCGACATTTTCGATACCGGCTCGCCCTCCAATCAGGCACTGGAGCTGTATTACAGCTTTCTGCTGAGCATGCAGAACACCGGCTGCCGCGACATAGTCGTGGTAGGCGGCAACCACGACTCGCCGGCCACGCTCAACGCCCCAGCCCGGCTGCTGCGCCATCTGCGCGTGCATGTGGTAGGTTGTGTGCCCGAGTGCTTTGAGGAACAGGTGCTGGTGCTGGACGATGCCGCCGGCAAACCCGGTCTGGTAGTATGCGCGGTGCCTTTCCTGCGCGACCGGGACGTACGCCTTTCCGTGCCCGGCGAAACAGCCGAGGAGCGCGAAGCCCGTATCAAGCAAGGTATTGCCGACCACTACCTGCGCCTTTCGGAAATAGAGCAGGTGTGGCAGCTGAAAGATTTGGGCCTGTCCGTATTGGCTACTGGCCACCTCTATGCTGCCGGCGCCGCTCCATCGGACTCCGAGCGCACGATTCATGTCGGCAATCTGGGCCAGGTTACGGCCGACCATTTCCCGGTGGTGTTCGACTACGTGGCACTGGGCCACCTGCACCGCCCGCAGCGGGTAGACGGCCGGGAGCATATCCGCTACTCCGGCTCTCCCATCCCGCTTTCCTTCTCCGAAATAGACCACCCCAAGGAAGTGCTGCTACTCGACTTCGAGAGCGGCAAACTGGCGGCGCTGCAGAGCCTGCCGGTGCCAGGGGCGCGGCGGCTGCTGCGCTTCCACGGCACGCTTGATGAGGTAACGACAGGCCTGACCACCTACGACAACACCGGCTATCTGCTGCCCGCCTGGGCCGATGTGCAGATTCATTCGGAGCTGACGCAGCTGGAAGTCGCCGACGCGTTGCTTGCCGTCATTCAGGCCCTGGACCGCCAGCAGCTTGAAGTGCTAGCGCGCCGCCACTTCCGCCTCGTGAAGCTCCGGGCCCTCGGGCAGGGGGAGGAAGAAGCCGACGCCCCACTCACGCGCAGCCTCCACGATTTCACGGAGCGCGAAGTATTTGAGCAGCGCCTCGAAGCCGAACCCGAAGCCAGCCGCGCCGAACTGCTGCGCACCTTCGACGAGCTGCTGGAGCGAATGTAG
- a CDS encoding DEAD/DEAH box helicase, which produces MRKLAAAFCMPISSSPHPHQYLLPNLTVAELTSAVVWLHCASLPEADSRTLAAIQPETLELNHGIFSSTSQAAGTLHFPTVEVQQLDGNLLVSCACTTPKTTLCEHQAAVLLSILHRKELRLFFDQQARYQHLRAAARDYGLEQAADLDAHFELTYVRPASVTVAPRQAALYPVTAVANQELIAQLLPPKSAPLIAPAGSRQLLVLGRHKYYGHLTLQLAEAALTATGKVKNPISSLHPLEGIWQLQSAEEIKFYTAVAHFQRNFEDTRSVATLNALRVVVQNPAGVAFYTHNATISDNITAQSISPVQLRTARTELRLTVTQQGDYYDVSGKLLLHDQPYDLQALTIRYEYFVATPEALYLLEDVAVWRVVEFFQKRNNTLLIHRSKFPEFQRDVLANLEDRLHISYGHLRPATPEQRAASGFDTPPELLLYLSDAGPSVELLPVMRYGPKEVSILSRRQLHAVDELGRPFVLARDAAAEDRFVAALLKHYPEFREQLQQEALHVPKTQFLREEWFLEAFEDWRRAGITILGFNQLKKNILNPHKARITVRVTGETNWFDTAVGVRFGRQQVTLQHLQQAVRNKRRYVQLDDGTRGILPQEWMEKFAAWFAAGHIENDRIRTPSISFATLAELYDPETLAPSATTQLARYHAAAADFTGIAPVMVPAGLQATLREYQRQGLNWLNFLDTFNFGGCLADDMGLGKTVQVLAFLLHLREKGHTAANLVVVPASLIFNWQAEAEKFAPSLRIHALQGAGRGQKAPDFDTYDIVLITYNTMVSDIRWLREYRFNYVVLDEAQAIKNPDSQRYRAACLLQARNRLVLTGTPVENSTYDLYGQLSFACPGLLGSRQHFQDQFAAPIDKFKDGRHARALQRKISPFVLRRTKAQVASELPAKTEMVLYCEMGAAQRRIYEACRQEFRAKLLGQHPDSPRKNSAHILQGLTRLRQICNAPALLADAESYGSESAKLEVLLEEIESKAPQHKLLVFSQFVGMLDLIRPELERRGIGYQQLTGQTRNRAAAVRAFQEDDSVRVFLISLKAGGVGLNLTAADYVYLVDPWWNPAVENQAIDRAHRLGQTRKVVAVRLICPDTIEDKIRKLQETKQELAHDLIKTDASLLKSLTPQELLELLA; this is translated from the coding sequence GTGCGGAAGCTTGCCGCCGCCTTCTGCATGCCGATTTCCTCGTCGCCTCATCCGCACCAGTATCTTCTGCCCAACCTGACTGTGGCGGAGCTGACCAGCGCCGTTGTCTGGCTGCATTGCGCTTCGCTGCCCGAGGCTGATTCCCGCACGCTGGCTGCCATTCAGCCCGAAACGCTGGAGCTGAACCACGGTATCTTTAGCAGCACCAGCCAAGCAGCCGGCACTCTACATTTTCCTACTGTGGAAGTGCAGCAGCTGGATGGAAATCTGCTGGTTTCCTGCGCCTGTACTACGCCCAAAACTACCCTGTGCGAGCATCAGGCAGCGGTGCTGCTGAGCATTCTGCACCGCAAAGAGCTGCGGCTGTTCTTCGATCAGCAGGCCCGTTACCAGCACTTGCGCGCCGCCGCCCGCGACTATGGCCTAGAGCAGGCCGCTGATCTGGATGCGCATTTCGAGCTGACATATGTCCGCCCGGCGTCCGTGACGGTAGCGCCCCGGCAGGCAGCGTTGTATCCCGTCACGGCGGTGGCAAATCAAGAGTTGATAGCTCAGTTGCTACCGCCGAAGTCTGCGCCGCTTATTGCACCGGCGGGTAGCCGGCAACTGCTGGTACTAGGCCGCCATAAGTACTACGGGCACCTGACGCTACAACTGGCCGAGGCGGCGCTTACGGCTACAGGCAAGGTCAAAAACCCCATCAGCTCCCTTCATCCGCTGGAAGGCATCTGGCAGCTGCAGAGCGCCGAGGAAATCAAGTTTTACACGGCCGTAGCGCATTTCCAGCGCAACTTCGAGGACACCCGCTCGGTGGCAACTCTCAACGCATTGCGGGTCGTGGTGCAGAATCCGGCCGGGGTAGCTTTCTACACACACAACGCTACTATTTCTGACAATATCACGGCCCAGTCTATCAGTCCCGTGCAGCTCCGAACCGCCCGCACCGAGCTGCGGCTGACCGTGACCCAGCAAGGCGACTATTACGACGTGAGTGGCAAACTGCTGCTCCACGACCAGCCCTACGACCTTCAGGCCCTTACCATCCGCTACGAGTATTTTGTGGCGACACCGGAAGCGCTGTACTTGCTCGAGGATGTGGCGGTGTGGCGGGTGGTGGAGTTTTTTCAGAAGCGCAACAACACCCTCCTGATTCACCGGAGCAAGTTCCCGGAGTTTCAGCGGGACGTGCTGGCCAATCTGGAGGACCGCCTGCACATTAGCTACGGCCATCTGCGTCCGGCCACGCCCGAGCAACGGGCAGCCAGCGGCTTTGATACGCCTCCGGAACTGCTGCTTTACCTTTCCGACGCCGGCCCGAGCGTGGAGCTGCTGCCAGTGATGCGCTACGGCCCGAAGGAAGTATCCATACTCTCGCGGCGGCAGCTGCATGCAGTGGATGAGTTGGGCCGGCCGTTTGTATTAGCGCGGGATGCCGCCGCCGAAGACCGGTTTGTGGCGGCCTTACTAAAGCATTACCCCGAGTTTCGGGAGCAGCTGCAGCAGGAGGCATTGCACGTGCCCAAAACGCAGTTCTTGCGGGAAGAATGGTTTCTGGAAGCTTTTGAGGACTGGCGCCGGGCGGGCATTACCATCCTGGGGTTCAATCAGCTGAAAAAGAACATCCTCAACCCGCATAAAGCCCGCATTACGGTACGCGTAACTGGCGAGACCAACTGGTTTGATACGGCCGTGGGCGTGCGGTTTGGCCGGCAGCAGGTGACGCTGCAGCACCTGCAGCAAGCCGTACGTAACAAGCGCCGCTACGTACAGCTCGACGATGGTACGCGCGGCATTCTGCCCCAGGAGTGGATGGAGAAATTTGCGGCCTGGTTTGCCGCTGGCCACATCGAGAATGACCGGATTCGCACGCCCAGCATCAGCTTCGCCACTCTTGCCGAGCTATACGACCCGGAAACCCTGGCACCCTCTGCTACAACTCAGCTGGCCCGCTACCACGCCGCGGCGGCCGATTTCACCGGCATTGCGCCGGTAATGGTGCCAGCTGGGCTGCAGGCCACGTTGCGCGAATATCAGCGGCAGGGCCTCAACTGGCTCAACTTCCTCGACACCTTCAATTTCGGGGGCTGCTTGGCCGATGACATGGGCCTGGGCAAAACAGTGCAGGTGCTGGCCTTCCTGCTGCATCTGCGTGAAAAGGGACACACGGCGGCCAATTTGGTGGTGGTGCCGGCGTCGCTGATATTCAACTGGCAGGCGGAGGCAGAGAAATTTGCGCCTTCGTTGCGGATACATGCGCTGCAGGGTGCGGGGCGCGGCCAGAAGGCGCCGGATTTCGACACTTATGACATCGTCCTGATTACCTATAACACCATGGTATCAGACATCCGGTGGCTGCGCGAGTACCGCTTCAACTACGTAGTGCTGGACGAGGCGCAGGCCATCAAAAACCCCGATTCGCAGCGCTACCGCGCCGCCTGCCTGCTGCAGGCCCGCAACCGCCTGGTGCTGACGGGCACACCGGTCGAAAACAGCACTTATGACCTATACGGGCAGCTTTCGTTTGCCTGCCCCGGTTTGCTGGGCAGCCGCCAGCACTTCCAGGACCAATTTGCGGCTCCCATCGACAAGTTTAAGGATGGCCGACATGCGCGGGCGCTACAGCGCAAAATCAGTCCGTTTGTGTTGCGCCGCACCAAGGCCCAGGTAGCGTCCGAACTACCTGCCAAAACCGAAATGGTGCTGTACTGCGAGATGGGCGCCGCCCAGCGCCGCATCTACGAGGCCTGCCGCCAGGAATTTCGGGCCAAACTGCTGGGCCAGCATCCCGACTCGCCCCGCAAAAACAGCGCGCATATTCTGCAGGGCCTCACCCGCCTGCGCCAGATCTGCAATGCTCCCGCCCTACTTGCCGATGCCGAATCGTACGGGTCAGAATCGGCCAAGCTGGAGGTGCTGCTGGAGGAAATCGAGAGCAAAGCGCCGCAGCACAAGCTCCTGGTTTTCTCGCAATTCGTCGGGATGCTCGATTTGATTCGGCCGGAGCTGGAACGGCGCGGCATCGGCTACCAGCAGCTCACGGGCCAGACGCGCAACCGGGCCGCTGCCGTGCGGGCGTTTCAGGAAGACGATTCGGTGCGCGTGTTCCTGATTTCGCTGAAAGCAGGCGGCGTGGGCCTCAACCTCACCGCCGCCGACTACGTGTACCTCGTGGACCCGTGGTGGAATCCGGCCGTTGAAAACCAGGCCATTGACCGCGCCCACCGTCTCGGCCAGACCCGCAAGGTGGTAGCCGTGCGCCTCATCTGCCCCGATACGATTGAGGACAAAATCAGAAAGCTGCAGGAAACCAAGCAGGAACTGGCCCACGACCTTATCAAAACCGACGCGTCGTTACTAAAGTCGCTCACGCCGCAGGAATTGCTGGAGTTGCTGGCCTGA
- a CDS encoding VOC family protein has translation MNEPQNETPNQPSTTTPKVTGIGGIFFFSDNPQETREWYAKNLGLEVNDWGSTFESRNVERPDEVNSLQWSPFKTGSDYFAPSTKGFMINYRVQNIERLVEQLKANGVMVLDKIASYDYGKFVHIMDADGNKLELWEPV, from the coding sequence ATGAACGAGCCGCAAAACGAAACCCCGAATCAACCATCCACTACCACACCCAAGGTGACTGGCATCGGCGGGATTTTCTTTTTCTCCGACAATCCGCAGGAAACGAGAGAGTGGTACGCCAAAAACTTGGGGTTGGAAGTCAACGACTGGGGCTCGACGTTTGAATCCAGGAACGTGGAGCGGCCGGATGAGGTGAACTCCCTGCAATGGAGCCCTTTCAAAACGGGCAGCGACTATTTCGCGCCTTCCACAAAAGGCTTTATGATTAACTATCGGGTGCAGAACATAGAGAGGTTAGTGGAACAGCTCAAAGCCAACGGCGTCATGGTTCTGGACAAAATAGCGAGCTACGACTACGGCAAGTTCGTGCACATCATGGACGCGGACGGCAACAAACTGGAACTATGGGAGCCTGTTTAG